In one Thioclava sp. ES.031 genomic region, the following are encoded:
- the flhA gene encoding flagellar biosynthesis protein FlhA, with translation MATPLVQRAFQPTILLALALMAVIAMMILPVPSWILDIGLATSFALAILIFTVTLFIERPLDFSAFPTILLATLMLRLSLNVTSTKLIIGNGHTGTGAAGGVIEGFANFIMSGSVLIGLVVFCVILIVNFIVITKGAGRMAEVGARFALDAMPGKQLAIDSDMNAGAIDHAEARERREREQAETTFFGSLDGASKFVKGDAVAGLLITMLNLVVGLLIGTVVHGMPLDRALETYAILTVGDGLVSQIPAVIISIAAAILLSRGGAKGSTDLELFRQLGKYPAALTTVAVLMALFGLVPGLPFVPFTAGAVILGTAAYMLRRAERARARRAAMKMPAPETGPKQKSMGDVLDIDDIHVEFAPDLVKMALDPATGLDARISNMRNHVAANFGLILPEIRLTDDATLPPGHYRIRVQGVEQARDRLMPEHVLALIADNREFLPDGEEVREPVFHAPALWVPAHQQEDAALAGSTVVGPTEVLATHLLEVIKANFSRLMTLRALRRLLDEVANLSDPTRAQANRRVLDELIPDKVPVDLLLSVLRLLLDERVSIRNLLLIVEAISEARHLQSPEQICEHVRQRLGFQLVADLRREDGTIPLIQLAPDWEERFGKYTIGGEAGSDVALPPDLFNKLAANIAEKLAGAAQAGTFPALVSSGRRRRFLRTVINAKGLNAPVLSYEEIGLEARPAMVGQVPA, from the coding sequence ATGGCGACCCCGCTCGTGCAACGCGCGTTTCAGCCAACGATCCTGTTGGCACTCGCGCTGATGGCGGTCATCGCGATGATGATCCTTCCGGTGCCCTCCTGGATCCTCGACATCGGTCTCGCGACCTCTTTCGCCCTCGCGATCCTGATCTTCACAGTCACCCTGTTCATCGAGCGTCCGCTCGATTTCTCCGCCTTTCCGACCATTCTCCTTGCGACGCTCATGCTGCGGCTGTCGCTCAACGTCACCTCGACGAAACTCATTATCGGAAACGGTCATACGGGTACGGGTGCGGCGGGTGGTGTTATCGAAGGGTTCGCGAATTTCATCATGAGCGGCTCGGTCCTGATCGGGCTGGTCGTGTTCTGCGTGATCCTGATCGTGAATTTCATCGTGATCACCAAAGGCGCAGGCCGCATGGCTGAGGTCGGCGCGCGCTTTGCGCTCGACGCGATGCCGGGTAAGCAGCTCGCGATCGACAGCGACATGAATGCGGGCGCCATCGACCATGCCGAAGCGCGAGAGCGGCGCGAACGCGAGCAGGCGGAAACCACCTTTTTCGGCTCGCTCGACGGGGCATCGAAATTCGTCAAAGGGGACGCGGTTGCCGGGCTGTTAATCACGATGCTCAACCTCGTGGTCGGGCTGCTTATCGGCACCGTCGTGCATGGAATGCCGCTCGATCGCGCGCTCGAGACCTATGCGATCCTCACGGTCGGCGACGGCCTCGTCAGTCAGATACCGGCGGTCATCATCTCGATCGCAGCGGCCATCTTGCTCTCGCGCGGCGGGGCGAAAGGCTCCACCGATCTGGAGTTGTTCCGCCAGCTTGGGAAATATCCGGCCGCCCTGACCACCGTTGCGGTCTTGATGGCGCTTTTCGGTCTCGTACCGGGCCTCCCCTTCGTGCCTTTCACCGCAGGGGCCGTCATCCTCGGCACGGCGGCCTATATGCTGCGGCGCGCCGAACGGGCGCGTGCACGGCGCGCGGCGATGAAAATGCCCGCGCCGGAGACCGGGCCGAAGCAGAAATCCATGGGTGACGTGCTCGACATCGACGATATCCATGTCGAATTCGCCCCGGATCTGGTCAAGATGGCGCTCGATCCGGCGACGGGTCTGGACGCGCGCATCTCCAACATGCGCAATCACGTCGCGGCGAATTTCGGATTGATCCTCCCCGAAATTCGGCTGACCGACGACGCCACTTTGCCGCCCGGTCACTATCGCATCCGCGTTCAGGGGGTCGAGCAGGCGCGCGATCGGCTGATGCCGGAGCATGTTCTTGCGTTGATCGCGGACAATCGCGAATTCCTGCCAGACGGCGAGGAGGTCCGCGAACCGGTGTTCCACGCGCCCGCGCTTTGGGTGCCCGCCCATCAGCAGGAAGACGCGGCGCTCGCCGGCTCAACGGTGGTCGGGCCGACGGAGGTGCTCGCGACGCATCTTCTCGAAGTGATCAAAGCGAATTTCTCTCGGCTGATGACGTTGCGGGCGCTGCGGCGGCTGCTCGACGAAGTCGCGAACCTCTCCGATCCGACGCGCGCACAAGCCAATCGACGCGTTCTCGACGAGCTCATTCCCGACAAGGTGCCGGTCGATCTTCTGCTTTCGGTGTTAAGGCTACTGCTCGATGAACGGGTCTCGATCCGCAACCTTCTGCTGATCGTCGAGGCCATCTCCGAGGCGCGCCACCTGCAAAGCCCCGAGCAGATCTGCGAACATGTTCGGCAGCGCCTCGGCTTCCAGCTGGTCGCCGATCTGCGTCGCGAAGACGGCACGATTCCCCTGATCCAGCTGGCGCCCGATTGGGAGGAACGCTTCGGAAAATACACGATCGGGGGCGAGGCGGGCAGCGATGTCGCCTTGCCACCTGACCTGTTCAACAAGCTGGCGGCGAATATCGCAGAGAAACTCGCCGGGGCGGCCCAAGCGGGGACCTTCCCTGCACTGGTCTCTTCAGGGCGCAGGCGGCGGTTCTTGCGCACGGTCATCAACGCGAAAGGGCTGAACGCGCCGGTCTTGAGCTACGAAGAAATCGGCCTGGAGGCGCGGCCCGCGATGGTCGGACAGGTCCCCGCATGA